One genomic window of Anoplolepis gracilipes chromosome 5, ASM4749672v1, whole genome shotgun sequence includes the following:
- the LOC140666103 gene encoding uncharacterized protein — MELECDHTMRDIVFSLARHVRDNARRSSASTGGTEGSSPASSPASAASLTMAAPKYGTLVPNRIFVGGISASTSEAELAQLFSAYGNVKAAKIIVDRAGVSKGYGFITFETEEEAKRLQQEAECIVLRERKLNIAPAIKKQPFSRSFDGSTGSPPSVPTSTYYYTNGMGLAYQNGMTFYNTAAPAPATSIAPPTDPGTIYQATGVFGPQAATNHQTFAPVMYPCPAPSLYMPQQYQYSPMPYEPYYAGTAAAAGAPQYLYATTGGSPSNTSNGGSGGGSGNNSGSNGNNGTGATSPPTGPPPPLPPPHPTHFYAPAAPPPHHHPPVPAGPPPPPAQMDHLYYPFATGPHPALPPPPHAPMGLTEQQLLLYATDATPCQQTSTSDSQTAPQEDSRPTPSHSEQPHGETQQASSGSPATPLVPLMPVKFPVSGRYHANYHPIAIHTAPQNDNEDCAASSMHCRAILYHPTVYISHAHAPSPYAHHNTSSGSLLPTPFSASPRQSSYDINTKTHGHNSRDCGGNKYMGGQGNNNSLRGQGGQNHGYPLNTHTPKSQNTQGGSQSHNSGRCSGNVGMDGYSHKYSTIAISSRLPVQYNRRTAGSNVGSSAILRSGNGGYGSSQTAHKFNHATASNYGGSHKSSNANSVHGYEYSSNGRARNYGDDQYYEIGAAGNNRSMGNGGYGSTGRRNYLSNNSNYRGSAARLDMHAGNDNSGRSNNNDASKTDNAAVVVTSTTSTTTTTLSSRLSPAERANADASKDAQEKPASPPPAPYSPMTRPLPTLSPPTPQVQFYAPVQNRYQPLSMSSSQPQQQQSINSQRSRYSVGQTLANRKPSDKYSNATGSSQTMLRQSAKYKVNGIMQTATTTVTSKLTDDNLGGAGDGPGRLPITPPGTPRASGHPAAGDQLGETCHQMQALTL, encoded by the exons AGTTCGGCTTCGACCGGTGGTACGGAGGGGTCTAGTCCTGCCTCTAGCCCTGCCTCGGCCGCGAGTCTTACGATGGCTGCGCCAAAATATGGTACGTTGGTACCGAATCGTATTTTCGTAGGTGGCATTTCGGCGAGCACCAGCGAAGCGGAGCTCGCACAGCTCTTCTCGGCCTACGGCAATGTCAAGGCCGCGAAAATTATCGTAGATCGCGCTGGCGTGTCAAAGGGCTACGGGTTTATTACCTTTGAAACAGAGGAAGAAGCCAAGCGACTTCAACAGGAG GCCGAATGCATTGTTTTGAGAGAAAGGAAGCTTAACATAGCACCCGCGATCAAGAAGCAGCCCTTCTCTAGATCCTTCGACGGTAGTACCGGTTCGCCTCCTTCCGTGCCTACAAGTACTTACTATTATACGAATg GTATGGGTCTCGCTTATCAGAATGGTATGACGTTCTATAATACAGCGGCTCCCGCACCAGCGACTTCTATCGCTCCACCTACGGATCCAGGAACGATTTATCAAGCCACAGGAGTGTTTG GTCCTCAAGCTGCCACCAATCATCAAACATTCGCTCCTGTGATGTATCCATGTCCAGCTCCGTCGCTGTACATGCCGCAACAATATCAGTATTCGCCTATGCCG TACGAACCGTACTACGCAGGAACGGCCGCCGCCGCCGGGGCGCCTCAATACTTGTACGCTACTACTGGCGGTTCACCGAGCAATACGAGCAACGGTGGTAGTGGTGGTGGCAGTGGCAATAATTCCGGCAGCAACGGTAATAACGGTACAGGAGCGACCAGTCCGCCAACGGGTCCGCCGCCGCCTCTTCCACCTCCGCATCCAACGCACTTTTACGCACCTGCCGCACCGCCCCCGCATCATCATCCACCTGTACCAGCGGGTCCGCCCCCTCCCCCAGCGCAAATGGATCATCTGTATTATCCTTTTGCAACTGGTCCGCACCCCGCGCTACCGCCGCCACCGCACGCGCCTATGGGATTGACCGAGCAGCAGTTATTGCTGTATGCTACGGATGCAACACCGTGCCAGCAAACCTCCACGTCTGACAGTCAGACTGCTCCGCAAGAG GATTCACGTCCGACGCCGAGCCACTCGGAGCAACCGCACGGTGAAACGCAACAGGCCTCTTCAGGCTCACCGGCAACACCTCTGGTGCCCCTAATGCCCGTCAAATTCCCCGTGTCCGGTCGTTACCATGCTAATTATCATCCGATCGCGATACACACCGCACCGCAGAACGATAACGAGGACTGTGCCGCCAGTTCGATGCATTGTCGCGCTATCCTCTATCATCCGACCGTGTACATTTCTCACGCACACGCACCGTCGCCCTATGCGCATCACAACACATCATCCGGCAGTCTTCTACCGACACCGTTCTCGGCCTCACCGCGTCAATCCAGCTACGACATCAACACGAAGACACACGGTCATAATTCCAGAGACTGCGGCGGCAATAAATATATGGGCGGCCAGGGAAATAATAACAGTTTACGCGGTCAGGGAGGTCAGAATCACGGCTATCCATTGAATACACATACACCCAAATCACAGAACACACAAGGTGGTTCACAGTCGCACAACAGCGGAAGGTGTAGCGGAAACGTGGGGATGGACGGTTACTCACACAAGTATTCGACGATAGCGATATCGTCGCGATTGCCAGTTCAGTACAATAGAAGGACGGCTGGATCGAACGTGGGCTCGTCGGCGATCCTCAGGTCCGGTAACGGCGGCTACGGCTCGAGTCAGACCGCGCACAAGTTTAATCACGCTACGGCGTCCAATTACGGTGGCTCGCACAAGTCGAGCAACGCAAATTCTGTTCACGGCTATGAGTATTCGTCAAATGGACGCGCGAGGAACTACGGCGATGATCAGTACTACGAGATCGGCGCGGCAGGCAACAACAGATCGATGGGCAATGGTGGTTACGGTTCTACGGGTCGTAGAAACTACTTGTCGAATAACAGCAACTATAGAGGAAGCGCCGCCCGATTGGACATGCATGCTGGTAACGACAACAGTGGTCGGTCTAACAACAACGACGCTTCCAAGACGGACAATGCCGCCGTCGTCGTCACGTCAACGAcatcgacgacgacgacaacgttGTCCTCTCGTCTGTCTCCAGCCGAGCGGGCAAACGCGGATGCGTCGAAAGATGCTCAGGAGAAACCGGCGAGCCCACCGCCAGCCCCGTATTCACCCATGACACGGCCCCTTCCAACTCTTTCACCACCCACCCCTCAGGTCCAGTTTTATGCTCCGGTCCAGAATCGTTATCAGCCACTTTCCATGTCTTCATCGCAACCGCAGCAGCAACAGTCTATCAACAGTCAACGCAGCCGGTATTCCGTGGGTCAGACACTGGCTAATCGGAAGCCGTCTGACAAGTACTCGAACGCTACCGGTTCATCGCAGACGATGCTACGACAAAGTGCCAAGTACAAGGTGAACGGTATAATGCAGACCGCGACCACGACGGTGACGAGCAAGCTCACCGACGACAATTTAGGAGGCGCTGGCGACGGTCCTGGTAGGCTACCGATAACGCCACCTGGTACACCGCGGGCGAGCGGCCATCCGGCGGCCGGTGATCAGTTAGGTGAGACGTGCCATCAAATGCAGGCGCTGACTCTGTAG